One stretch of Roseimicrobium sp. ORNL1 DNA includes these proteins:
- a CDS encoding DUF1501 domain-containing protein, which produces MNTCSNISLATTRRGFLQSTSAGFGWLAFSALNGWQLQAEQKSGYVNPLAPKKPHHAPKAKRVIFLYMQGGPSHLDTFDWKPEIADREGGPSGAILGSRFKFEPRGKSGIMISEAFPELSMHADDLCLLNGCTTRTPSHQQATVALHTGNEMFVRPSMGAWTVYGLGTEAQDLPGFITIDPPHDQGGAMNYGSAFLPATYQGTRISGGQRGLPNLEPLLSYENQRTQVDFMQKLNRRLLTQHDPSNPELEGVIQSMEMACQMQTSVPSVLDLSKEPDSMNALYGLDNAASERFGTQCLTARRLAEKGVRFIQITHTGWDHHNNLRKNLGSRAESIDKPIAGLITDLKQRDMLKDTLILWGGEFGRTPNDDKGDGNGRGHNATGFTMWMAGGGVKGGMRHGATDETGKTAVEGKMDTHDVHATILHLLGLDHEILTYKYAGRDFRLTDVHGRVAMEIVS; this is translated from the coding sequence ATGAACACCTGCTCGAACATTTCCCTCGCCACTACGCGTCGTGGCTTCCTGCAGAGCACCAGCGCCGGGTTTGGCTGGCTGGCATTCTCCGCACTGAATGGGTGGCAGCTTCAGGCGGAGCAGAAGTCGGGGTATGTGAATCCCCTGGCGCCCAAGAAACCGCATCATGCTCCCAAGGCGAAGCGGGTCATCTTCCTCTACATGCAGGGTGGACCCAGCCATCTGGATACCTTCGATTGGAAGCCGGAGATCGCGGACCGCGAAGGTGGTCCGAGTGGAGCGATTCTGGGTTCACGCTTCAAGTTCGAGCCACGCGGGAAAAGTGGCATCATGATCTCCGAGGCCTTTCCGGAACTTTCGATGCATGCGGATGATCTCTGCCTGCTGAATGGCTGCACGACGCGCACGCCTTCGCATCAACAGGCAACGGTTGCCTTGCACACGGGGAATGAAATGTTCGTCCGCCCCTCCATGGGCGCGTGGACCGTCTATGGTCTCGGCACCGAGGCGCAGGATTTGCCCGGCTTCATCACTATCGACCCACCGCATGATCAGGGCGGCGCGATGAATTATGGCTCGGCCTTCCTGCCCGCCACCTATCAAGGCACGCGCATCAGCGGCGGTCAGCGTGGCCTGCCGAATCTGGAGCCGTTGCTCTCGTATGAAAACCAGCGAACGCAGGTGGACTTCATGCAGAAGCTGAACCGCCGCCTGCTCACGCAACATGATCCGTCCAATCCCGAGTTGGAAGGCGTGATCCAGTCCATGGAGATGGCCTGCCAGATGCAGACCTCGGTGCCTAGCGTGCTCGACCTTTCCAAGGAGCCGGATTCGATGAATGCGCTCTACGGCCTCGATAATGCCGCCTCCGAGCGTTTTGGTACACAATGCCTCACGGCAAGACGACTCGCGGAGAAGGGCGTGCGCTTCATCCAAATCACGCACACCGGCTGGGACCATCACAACAACCTTCGCAAGAACCTCGGCAGTCGCGCCGAATCCATCGACAAGCCCATCGCCGGTCTCATCACCGACCTGAAGCAGCGCGACATGCTGAAGGACACCCTCATCCTATGGGGCGGGGAATTCGGCCGCACGCCCAACGATGACAAAGGCGACGGTAATGGTCGCGGGCACAATGCCACCGGCTTCACCATGTGGATGGCCGGAGGTGGCGTGAAGGGTGGCATGCGCCACGGCGCCACGGACGAAACCGGCAAGACTGCCGTCGAAGGCAAGATGGATACCCACGACGTCCACGCCACCATCCTCCACCTCCTTGGCCTCGATCACGAGATCCTGACCTACAAATACGCAGGCCGCGACTTCCGCCTCACCGATGTGCATGGGCGCGTGGCGATGGAGATTGTGTCCTGA
- a CDS encoding DUF1549 and DUF1553 domain-containing protein, which translates to MGSLLAASSVVARDKEAVSWAFRPLYRPVAPKVERENWIRDDLDRFILVKLEEKKILPNLDAERAVLLRRATFDLTGLPPTEKELEDFLRDPANDDQAFAKVVDRLLQSPRFGERWGRHWLDVVRYADSVGRTMNAAFPFARRYRDYVIDAFNKDKPYNRFIAEQLAGDLLPAATPQERSENTIATGMLTMASLDLSDGGELFRMDQVDDQIDVTTRAFFGLTVACARCHDHKTDAITQRDYYALAGIFYSSETWQGQRPKGDLGANGYVDVDALVRVPAAGTEVAANTSGKSGVASSSSSGSDDSSMMDMQMNNGRYPVFYRFDPARAMGLAEGEPQDCPLAIKGDAYNRGEAPKRGELQIPMLPPLPVIPEKASGRLELAKWISTPNHPLTSRVMVNRIWQHLFGRGIVRSVDDFGRTGEEPTHPELLDHLAVRFVENSWSVKQMIRSIMLSRTYRLSSKGDAAKEELDGGNDYFWRMNLRRLEMEAIRDSMFFVAGELKFERPEGTQVAGYGGKGKEARLRSLTPDDEPCRTVYLPVLRSLLTPMHETFDFPDPSQIKGQREVTTVAPQALFFLNGELSASLARAAAERLLEEEHKDDAARVQVAYIRVLGRKPDVAEVTAARDMMKALDASLGSARWAILIQALMSSAEFRYLL; encoded by the coding sequence TTGGGCTCGCTGTTGGCGGCATCGTCCGTCGTGGCGCGTGACAAAGAGGCTGTGTCGTGGGCGTTTCGTCCGCTCTACCGACCCGTGGCGCCCAAGGTCGAGCGCGAGAACTGGATCCGTGATGATCTCGATCGCTTCATCCTCGTGAAGCTGGAGGAAAAAAAGATTTTGCCAAATCTGGATGCGGAGCGTGCCGTGCTGCTGCGACGCGCCACCTTTGATCTCACTGGCCTGCCGCCCACGGAGAAGGAGCTTGAGGACTTCCTGCGTGATCCGGCCAATGACGATCAGGCTTTTGCAAAGGTGGTGGATCGCTTGTTGCAGTCACCGCGCTTTGGCGAGCGGTGGGGACGCCACTGGCTGGATGTGGTGCGCTATGCGGACAGCGTGGGCCGCACCATGAATGCCGCGTTCCCCTTCGCGCGACGTTATCGGGATTATGTGATCGATGCCTTCAACAAGGACAAGCCGTACAACCGTTTCATTGCGGAACAGCTTGCGGGCGATCTGCTGCCTGCTGCTACACCGCAGGAGAGGTCGGAGAACACCATCGCCACCGGCATGCTCACCATGGCCTCGCTCGATCTATCCGATGGCGGCGAACTCTTCCGTATGGATCAGGTGGATGATCAGATCGATGTCACTACGCGTGCCTTCTTCGGTCTCACGGTGGCGTGTGCGCGATGCCATGATCACAAGACAGATGCCATCACACAACGGGACTACTACGCGCTCGCAGGCATCTTTTATAGTAGCGAGACCTGGCAGGGGCAGCGCCCCAAGGGAGATCTCGGCGCGAACGGTTATGTCGATGTGGATGCCCTGGTGCGCGTACCTGCGGCTGGAACGGAGGTAGCCGCTAATACATCAGGGAAGAGCGGCGTCGCATCGTCTTCCAGTTCCGGTAGCGACGACAGCAGCATGATGGACATGCAGATGAACAACGGACGCTATCCTGTGTTCTACCGCTTTGATCCCGCTCGCGCCATGGGCTTGGCGGAGGGTGAGCCGCAGGACTGTCCCTTGGCCATCAAAGGAGACGCGTACAATCGCGGTGAGGCACCGAAGCGTGGTGAGTTACAGATTCCCATGCTGCCTCCGCTGCCGGTGATTCCGGAGAAGGCGAGTGGCCGGCTGGAGCTCGCGAAGTGGATCTCCACGCCGAATCATCCACTCACTTCACGTGTGATGGTGAACCGTATCTGGCAGCACCTCTTTGGTCGCGGCATCGTGCGCAGCGTGGATGATTTCGGCCGCACCGGTGAAGAGCCCACGCATCCGGAACTGCTGGATCATCTCGCCGTGCGCTTTGTGGAGAATAGCTGGTCTGTGAAGCAGATGATCCGCAGCATCATGCTGAGCCGTACCTACCGGCTCAGCAGCAAGGGAGATGCGGCGAAGGAAGAACTCGATGGCGGGAATGATTATTTCTGGCGCATGAACCTGCGTCGGTTGGAAATGGAAGCCATTCGCGACTCCATGTTCTTCGTCGCGGGAGAGTTGAAGTTTGAGCGTCCAGAGGGAACGCAGGTGGCGGGCTACGGAGGGAAGGGGAAGGAAGCGAGACTGCGCAGTCTGACGCCGGATGATGAGCCGTGCCGTACTGTGTATCTGCCGGTGCTGCGCTCCCTGCTCACGCCTATGCATGAGACCTTCGACTTTCCTGATCCGAGCCAGATCAAAGGACAGCGCGAAGTCACCACCGTGGCGCCGCAGGCCTTGTTCTTCCTGAATGGGGAACTCTCCGCTTCGCTCGCGCGCGCTGCTGCCGAGCGTCTGCTGGAGGAAGAACACAAGGACGATGCCGCGCGCGTGCAGGTCGCCTACATCCGTGTTCTAGGGCGCAAGCCGGACGTCGCGGAAGTCACCGCAGCCCGTGACATGATGAAGGCGCTCGATGCCTCCTTAGGCTCCGCCCGCTGGGCCATCCTCATCCAGGCGCTCATGAGCAGCGCCGAGTTCCGCTATCTCCTCTAG
- a CDS encoding pectate lyase — protein sequence MRTRSVASALLLLLAANTCGVGSLQALPPTRDNVTQALKRAVAFYHQKAASHGGYVYRYSADFTLREAEGIPAPDTIWIQPPGTPAVGEAVLEVFLATGDDACLKAATDAAHALSRTQLASGGWDYSGHFAEGTRAKVLYRRDAGGKLLDRSKAPRGEAGWHIWRERKYKDTNYSTLDDDVTQSAVRLLVRVDQALEFKDEEIHEAALYALDALVKAQYPCGAWSASFDVYPEKQADATRYPVKQASYPSSWSRTWPKDFTGCYVTNDNMHATLIRTLLLAGQTYKEPRYIDAAKRAGDFLLLARMPDPQPAWGQQYDANMQPVWSRAFEPPAISGRESQAVMWSLLTLTAATGEKKYLQPLPAAISYLGKSKLPEGKLARFYELQTNKPLYFKRGPGGKGHELTYDDDRTASNYGWKWDPELDGIQRTMQRLQSGGVPQGLYQLPPLTTPTDSEAGEILASMNSQGAWAETKDDRGIMRNAEGKKTSPPGGVLHSETFVKNVRQLCLWLKSKPR from the coding sequence ATGCGCACCCGATCTGTCGCATCCGCGTTGCTACTTCTCTTGGCAGCCAACACCTGTGGTGTCGGTTCCCTTCAAGCACTGCCGCCAACGCGCGACAACGTGACCCAGGCGCTGAAGCGTGCGGTGGCGTTCTATCATCAGAAGGCGGCGTCGCACGGCGGGTATGTGTACCGCTACAGCGCGGACTTCACCCTGCGTGAGGCGGAGGGCATTCCCGCGCCGGATACCATCTGGATCCAACCTCCCGGCACGCCGGCGGTGGGAGAGGCCGTTCTCGAAGTGTTTCTCGCCACCGGTGACGACGCGTGCCTGAAGGCTGCCACGGATGCCGCGCATGCGCTCTCGCGCACGCAGCTTGCCTCAGGTGGGTGGGACTACTCCGGACACTTCGCTGAAGGTACACGCGCCAAGGTGCTCTATAGACGTGATGCGGGAGGGAAACTTTTGGATCGCAGCAAGGCTCCTAGGGGCGAGGCAGGCTGGCACATCTGGCGCGAGCGTAAGTACAAGGACACCAATTACTCCACGCTGGATGATGACGTGACGCAGAGTGCCGTGCGTCTGCTGGTGAGAGTGGATCAGGCTCTGGAGTTCAAGGATGAAGAGATCCACGAAGCTGCGCTCTATGCCCTTGATGCGTTGGTGAAGGCGCAGTATCCCTGCGGTGCATGGTCGGCGAGTTTTGATGTGTATCCCGAGAAGCAGGCGGATGCCACACGCTATCCTGTGAAGCAGGCGTCCTATCCCTCCTCGTGGTCGCGCACGTGGCCGAAGGACTTCACCGGGTGCTACGTCACGAATGACAATATGCATGCCACGTTGATCCGCACGCTCCTGCTTGCGGGACAGACCTATAAGGAGCCGCGCTACATCGATGCTGCGAAACGTGCGGGAGATTTCCTCCTGCTGGCTCGGATGCCGGATCCCCAGCCAGCCTGGGGGCAACAATATGATGCGAACATGCAGCCGGTGTGGAGCCGCGCGTTCGAGCCACCGGCCATCAGTGGACGGGAGTCGCAGGCGGTCATGTGGTCCTTGCTCACGCTGACCGCAGCGACGGGAGAAAAGAAATACCTGCAGCCACTGCCTGCGGCCATCAGCTATCTGGGAAAATCGAAACTACCGGAGGGCAAGCTCGCGCGGTTCTACGAGTTGCAGACGAACAAGCCGCTCTACTTCAAACGTGGTCCCGGTGGCAAAGGTCATGAGCTCACGTATGACGATGACCGCACCGCCTCGAACTACGGCTGGAAGTGGGATCCGGAGTTGGATGGCATTCAGCGTACGATGCAGCGGCTGCAATCCGGCGGCGTTCCACAGGGGCTCTACCAGCTTCCACCACTCACCACGCCTACGGACTCAGAGGCAGGCGAGATTCTGGCGAGCATGAATAGCCAGGGGGCGTGGGCGGAGACGAAGGATGACCGCGGCATCATGCGCAACGCGGAGGGGAAGAAGACCAGCCCGCCCGGTGGTGTGCTGCACAGTGAGACTTTTGTGAAGAATGTCCGCCAGCTCTGCCTCTGGCTGAAATCCAAACCGCGCTGA
- a CDS encoding M56 family metallopeptidase produces MNLPDSFMTGLSAVAAWAWDTSLIILLPALVVLVLGRWQDFPARWRGWLAAIVLIRLLLPWVPEVSWRPAWAAPLQTAQMTADGNEQKVAPAVADILRGRESAGDERLAVERVDAEVTPVAVAETFRMPSVATIVVWLWLAGVVVVSAWILYSHGVLHRLVTRFRVRTDAELYRDLEWCTERMGVTRKCGIWVVRGLPTVAVHGWWRPVILVPEGLRQRFSTEEIRGMFLHELAHVRRGDLMWSRLLLAVCALHWFNPLVWLLARRMRADAELECDRIALEKLSHTQRSHYGEALLKTLENSMASVPVPAVPFFRHTKEIQTRIQMIALPRSSAVARYAALLIVPALACLTFTTASRADDEKAKPAEEKAKGDGEQAKTGPRDGEQARTGPRDGEAGKEGPRDGEAKKSGPRDGEQKKTGARDGEGKKSGLRDGEGKKSGARDGETKKTGPRDGEAQKAEARDGKIPDDKILVMRLIDKGEKVAIGDETIPIGKLRGYLHQHGAGMTLLMQGDPDVPAKAVLEVVDAARDNHVKMFSSLPDEDGRETKKPSGER; encoded by the coding sequence ATGAACCTGCCGGACTCTTTCATGACGGGACTCAGTGCCGTCGCTGCCTGGGCGTGGGATACTTCGCTCATCATCCTGCTGCCCGCTCTAGTGGTGCTGGTGCTGGGGCGCTGGCAGGATTTTCCCGCGCGCTGGCGTGGCTGGCTGGCGGCGATTGTGTTGATTCGTCTGCTGCTGCCCTGGGTGCCGGAGGTTTCGTGGCGGCCAGCCTGGGCGGCACCGTTGCAGACCGCGCAGATGACTGCGGATGGAAATGAGCAGAAGGTGGCGCCCGCTGTGGCGGACATCCTGCGAGGACGCGAGTCAGCGGGTGACGAGCGGCTCGCTGTGGAGCGTGTAGATGCAGAGGTCACCCCCGTGGCTGTTGCAGAAACCTTTCGCATGCCTTCCGTGGCTACCATCGTCGTGTGGTTGTGGTTGGCGGGTGTCGTGGTGGTGAGTGCGTGGATTCTGTATTCGCATGGGGTGCTGCACCGTTTGGTCACCCGTTTCCGCGTGCGCACGGATGCAGAACTCTATCGCGATCTTGAATGGTGTACCGAGCGCATGGGCGTGACGCGGAAGTGTGGCATCTGGGTGGTGCGTGGGCTTCCCACCGTCGCTGTGCATGGGTGGTGGCGGCCGGTGATTCTGGTGCCGGAAGGGTTGCGCCAGCGATTCAGCACGGAGGAGATTCGCGGCATGTTCTTGCATGAGCTGGCGCACGTGCGGCGGGGCGATCTGATGTGGAGCCGTCTCCTGCTCGCCGTTTGCGCGCTGCATTGGTTCAATCCTCTCGTGTGGTTGCTCGCCCGCCGTATGCGGGCGGACGCCGAGCTGGAGTGCGACCGCATTGCGCTGGAAAAGCTCAGCCACACCCAGCGCAGCCACTATGGCGAGGCACTGCTGAAGACTCTCGAGAATAGCATGGCGAGCGTGCCTGTGCCTGCCGTGCCGTTCTTCCGTCATACCAAGGAAATCCAAACTCGCATCCAAATGATCGCCCTGCCCCGCTCCTCTGCCGTGGCCCGTTATGCGGCCCTTCTGATTGTACCTGCATTGGCGTGCCTCACTTTCACGACTGCCAGCCGCGCGGACGATGAGAAAGCGAAGCCTGCCGAAGAAAAAGCCAAAGGTGATGGCGAGCAGGCCAAGACAGGTCCCCGCGATGGTGAGCAGGCGAGAACGGGACCGCGCGACGGAGAGGCCGGGAAGGAGGGTCCTCGCGATGGAGAAGCGAAGAAATCCGGGCCTCGTGATGGGGAACAAAAGAAGACAGGTGCACGTGACGGCGAGGGCAAGAAGTCAGGTCTCCGTGATGGCGAAGGAAAGAAATCCGGCGCGCGCGACGGTGAAACAAAAAAGACCGGACCTCGTGATGGAGAGGCCCAGAAAGCAGAGGCGCGTGACGGTAAGATCCCTGATGATAAAATTCTGGTGATGCGGTTGATCGACAAGGGCGAAAAAGTTGCCATTGGGGACGAGACGATACCGATTGGGAAGCTGCGTGGCTATTTGCACCAGCACGGTGCTGGCATGACCCTGTTGATGCAGGGCGACCCTGATGTGCCTGCCAAAGCCGTGCTTGAGGTTGTTGATGCGGCACGTGACAATCACGTCAAGATGTTCTCGTCCCTCCCCGATGAAGATGGTCGAGAAACGAAAAAGCCATCCGGGGAGCGTTGA
- a CDS encoding BlaI/MecI/CopY family transcriptional regulator, giving the protein MPSPRSKSAATKPAASVPSISDAEWVVMTEFWRAGEATAKQIVAALEGRQHWKPRTVQSLINRLVQKQALGFRQEGREYIYHPLVDEAQCVHEASKTFVDRVFGGRLAPLLACFLEREEVTPKELEEMRRLLKGDKK; this is encoded by the coding sequence ATGCCGTCCCCGCGCTCCAAGTCCGCCGCCACGAAACCTGCCGCCTCCGTCCCCTCCATCTCGGATGCGGAATGGGTGGTGATGACGGAGTTCTGGCGGGCAGGCGAAGCGACAGCGAAGCAGATCGTCGCTGCGCTGGAGGGCAGGCAGCATTGGAAACCGCGCACGGTGCAGTCGCTCATCAATCGACTCGTGCAGAAGCAGGCGCTTGGTTTCCGTCAGGAGGGGCGCGAGTACATTTATCATCCGCTGGTGGATGAGGCCCAGTGCGTGCATGAGGCGAGCAAGACCTTTGTCGACCGTGTATTTGGAGGCCGGCTCGCACCGCTGCTGGCCTGCTTCCTGGAACGTGAAGAAGTCACACCGAAGGAGCTCGAGGAGATGCGGCGCCTGTTGAAAGGAGACAAGAAATGA
- a CDS encoding discoidin domain-containing protein, protein MLSTCRSISLSLLFCAAAPAAQADVWSLLNDQLTAIDHRRGLTSVDLASKPPLPPPQAHEHAGFHSGFSPTADAVRWVQVDLGKEVPVDSIVVIPAYFGATTEGTGAYGWPARFRIDASRDAVFAESVTLFDGTSVDQPSQVAPFVADGKGVTARYVRFSATQLARQPRSQNRYMFCLGEMMIFAAGSNVALHAPVTSTRSTDTPPTWSAEHLVDGWTALGIPAIPEPAHPSGNGWHSGISPVADTAKWVQVDLGGSMPIAEVRLYPAHPPDFPDRPGFGFPRRFRLECSDDATFASSQMIEDHTNAEYPNPADNVATFCTAPHQARYVRLTATQLWQRNDDFVFALAEMEVLSSGKNMAIGMPVTFLDETNTGSWNRTRLVDGEVAQGRLVEPLSWHQKLAERVKLEEELVKLEAERSAALAVAHERALWIGGTLLTFALATALAMMQRGRQERRRELEALRQRIARDLHDEVGSHLGSISLASELALRQQDLGEETRQALDEMQRSAKQAAESMRGILWLVREGGEPSLLRLMQALRESAAAQLHGVDWELQVKEPVADRTASLEFHRHVFLFFKEAMHNIARHARATEVRMVAEWDEHNFDLRIEDNGAGFDARRKGDGSGLANMQHRAEALRGRMELATVPGRGTTITLNAQLA, encoded by the coding sequence GTGCTCAGTACTTGCCGCTCCATTTCCCTCTCCTTGCTTTTCTGTGCCGCAGCACCTGCCGCACAGGCGGACGTGTGGTCGCTGCTCAATGATCAACTCACCGCCATCGATCACCGGCGTGGTCTCACGAGCGTGGATCTGGCGTCGAAGCCGCCCCTGCCACCACCTCAAGCTCATGAGCACGCGGGATTCCACAGCGGCTTTTCCCCCACGGCAGATGCCGTGCGCTGGGTGCAGGTCGACCTTGGAAAAGAAGTGCCCGTCGACAGCATCGTGGTGATTCCGGCCTACTTTGGCGCCACGACCGAGGGCACCGGTGCCTACGGCTGGCCGGCACGCTTTCGCATCGATGCCTCCCGCGATGCGGTGTTCGCCGAGTCCGTGACGCTTTTCGATGGCACAAGTGTGGATCAGCCCTCGCAGGTAGCGCCGTTTGTCGCGGACGGCAAAGGAGTCACAGCGAGATACGTACGCTTCAGTGCAACGCAGCTCGCTCGCCAGCCGCGCAGCCAGAACCGGTACATGTTCTGCCTTGGCGAGATGATGATCTTCGCTGCAGGCAGCAACGTCGCACTCCATGCGCCTGTAACTTCCACGCGATCCACCGACACACCGCCAACGTGGTCTGCCGAACACCTCGTGGATGGCTGGACAGCGCTGGGTATTCCTGCGATACCCGAGCCGGCTCACCCGTCCGGCAATGGCTGGCACAGTGGCATCTCGCCCGTGGCAGATACAGCGAAGTGGGTGCAGGTGGATCTGGGCGGCAGTATGCCGATTGCGGAGGTGCGCTTGTATCCCGCGCACCCACCGGATTTCCCAGACCGGCCCGGGTTTGGCTTTCCACGTCGGTTCCGCCTGGAATGCTCAGATGATGCCACCTTCGCCAGTTCGCAAATGATCGAGGATCACACGAACGCAGAGTATCCGAATCCAGCGGACAATGTCGCGACCTTCTGCACGGCTCCACACCAGGCGCGCTATGTACGTCTGACCGCCACCCAGCTCTGGCAGCGCAACGACGACTTCGTCTTTGCCCTCGCGGAGATGGAAGTGCTTTCCTCTGGAAAGAATATGGCCATCGGAATGCCTGTCACATTCCTCGATGAAACCAACACCGGCTCATGGAACCGTACCCGCCTGGTGGATGGTGAAGTCGCGCAAGGGCGCCTCGTGGAACCTCTTTCCTGGCACCAGAAACTTGCCGAGCGTGTGAAGTTGGAGGAGGAACTCGTCAAGCTGGAGGCAGAACGCAGTGCGGCTCTTGCCGTTGCTCATGAGCGCGCCCTGTGGATCGGAGGAACGTTGCTGACGTTCGCTTTGGCCACAGCTTTGGCGATGATGCAACGCGGAAGGCAGGAGAGGCGGCGTGAGTTGGAGGCTTTGCGCCAGCGCATCGCACGCGACCTGCACGATGAAGTAGGCAGCCATCTCGGCAGCATTTCTCTCGCCAGTGAGCTGGCATTGCGCCAGCAGGATCTGGGTGAAGAGACGCGCCAGGCTCTCGATGAGATGCAGCGCTCCGCGAAACAGGCTGCGGAGTCCATGCGCGGCATCCTGTGGCTCGTGCGTGAAGGCGGCGAACCCTCCCTACTGCGGCTCATGCAGGCCTTGCGGGAGAGTGCCGCGGCGCAGCTTCATGGCGTCGACTGGGAGTTGCAGGTAAAGGAGCCCGTAGCAGACCGCACCGCGTCGCTGGAATTCCACCGCCATGTATTCCTGTTCTTCAAGGAGGCCATGCATAACATCGCACGGCACGCACGAGCCACGGAGGTGCGCATGGTGGCAGAGTGGGACGAGCACAACTTCGACCTGCGCATTGAGGACAATGGCGCCGGCTTCGATGCGCGACGCAAAGGAGACGGAAGCGGACTGGCAAATATGCAGCATCGCGCGGAGGCCTTGCGCGGGCGCATGGAACTCGCCACCGTGCCCGGCAGAGGCACCACCATCACGCTCAACGCGCAGCTCGCCTGA
- a CDS encoding response regulator transcription factor, which translates to MDSKEKKHIWVVEDHAPFRRTLGKVLNAERDMHCSREYDSCELALQALNKEKADEPDAILLDVGLPGMSGLEGIRHFRERCPKAQIIILTVFEDDEKIFQAICAGASGYLLKTAGADAIVQAIHDALNGGSPMNPRIARRVLEMFSRLAPKKSDYGLSEREKEILQHMVKGLIKKEIADRLQLSVHTVDTYLRRIYEKLEVNTRTGAVAKALKEGLV; encoded by the coding sequence ATGGACTCCAAGGAAAAGAAACACATCTGGGTCGTGGAGGATCATGCGCCCTTCCGCCGCACCCTCGGCAAGGTGCTGAATGCCGAAAGGGACATGCACTGCTCCCGTGAGTATGATTCGTGTGAACTCGCACTGCAGGCACTGAACAAGGAGAAAGCAGATGAGCCGGATGCAATACTGCTGGATGTGGGCCTGCCGGGCATGAGTGGACTGGAGGGCATCCGCCATTTCCGCGAACGCTGCCCGAAGGCGCAGATAATCATCCTCACCGTCTTCGAGGACGATGAAAAAATCTTCCAGGCGATCTGCGCCGGAGCGTCGGGCTACCTTCTGAAGACCGCGGGGGCGGACGCGATTGTTCAGGCCATTCATGATGCCCTCAATGGTGGTTCACCCATGAACCCGCGCATCGCACGCCGCGTGCTGGAGATGTTCTCCCGGCTGGCCCCGAAGAAATCAGACTACGGCCTGAGCGAGCGTGAAAAGGAGATCCTTCAGCACATGGTGAAGGGGCTGATCAAAAAAGAAATCGCCGACCGCCTCCAGCTCAGCGTGCACACGGTAGACACCTACCTCCGGCGCATCTACGAAAAGCTGGAGGTGAACACCCGCACCGGCGCCGTGGCCAAGGCTCTGAAGGAAGGGCTGGTATAG